Proteins encoded together in one Plasmodium vivax chromosome 6, whole genome shotgun sequence window:
- a CDS encoding hypothetical protein, conserved (encoded by transcript PVX_111090A) translates to MKVRKRSPLCKRNPQGDKDEDPDGKLLEEYYSAIPGIELQIEKLLQSFHVNKYDYKITHLLIDIIQNETIKILRNAKNIKKNGIDRRLFIKADPSKREDRQGDQISPDLVGSSNDGAKKDGTKKDSGSAGVDEGQPRADQSKATTDISKDAGGADFKGGVIDDRAAQAATPVVAATQANNHDGEGEKQNRGNDLQEGDGAGIGSQIGTQQKADPPVAQTQEQSQDKDGPAELPCGVEDSTKGEAAEGDKEKSQANLENGEEKKQVQVDVEEGQQKVGGEEGHQKEEAEQTGQTGQTSQTEQTAENFSIFKTFSSYFAKKSKPNEEDGGAPLRKEEESAPDKSGNGESKNGDPVEGAPKISSEQDKEVGKSTEQVQPAGDSPPGEVDSNVNLSENPAGAGSHVPNGEKENVKNDTKDTNDANGSNGANDTTKGEVPHGMSGSGRNLDGGDDAAVAPNGDQVEEAGKESNKDGGGIPTEKESNKDGSAAPVEKAPTEEPQNGGLKEGAKDPAEQPKGQPTTTTTEQEEVLVIDEESINLAIKEYVLKYIYKKKNVDFLYDELATQQKGSNSVGTVDRNVRYPTGFPPYLPDDCSINTILPAWDIKYNFNSSKGENYQ, encoded by the coding sequence ATGAAGGTCAGGAAGAGGAGTCCGCTCTGCAAAAGGAACCCCCAAGGGGATAAGGACGAGGACCCGGATGGGAAACTCCTCGAAGAATACTACAGCGCAATTCCGGGCATCGAATTACAGATAGAAAAATTGCTTCAAAGTTTCCACGTGAATAAATACGACTATAAAATTACGCACCTTTTAATTGACATAATACAAAATGAAAcgattaaaattttgaggaatgccaaaaatataaaaaagaatggcATCGATAGGAGACTCTTCATTAAGGCGGACCCCAGCAAGAGGGAGGACAGACAGGGGGATCAGATCAGCCCCGATTTGGTGGGCAGCTCCAACGatggcgcaaaaaaggatggcacaaaaaaggatagCGGAAGTGCAGGGGTGGATGAAGGTCAGCCAAGAGCGGACCAAAGCAAAGCAACTACAGACATCTCCAAGGATGCAGGCGGGGCTGATTTTAAAGGTGGAGTGATTGACGATAGGGCAGCACAGGCAGCCACCCCTGTAGTGGCAGCCACCCAGGCGAATAATCACgatggggagggggagaagcagaatcGGGGAAATGACCTGCAAGAGGGGGACGGCGCAGGAATCGGTTCACAGATTGGCACCCAACAGAAAGCAGACCCACCGGTGGCCCAAACGCAGGAGCAGAGTCAGGACAAGGACGGCCCTGCCGAATTGCCATGTGGGGTAGAAGACAGCACGAAAGGGGAAGCCGCAGAGGGGGACAAAGAGAAAAGCCAGGCTAATCTTGAAAatggagaggagaaaaagcaGGTGCAGGTGGATGTTGAAGAGGGGCAGCAAAAGGTGGGCGGGGAGGAAGGAcaccaaaaggaggaagctgAGCAAACGGGGCAAACGGGGCAAACTAGCCAAACCGAGCAAACCGCCGAAAACTTCAGCATCTTCAAAACCTTTTCGAGCTACTTTGCCAAAAAGAGTAAACCAAATGAGGAGGACGGAGGGGCGCCCttgaggaaggaagaagaaagcgCGCCGGACAAATCGGGCAACGgtgaaagtaaaaatggagaCCCAGTCGAAGGCGCACCCAAAATAAGCAGCGAACAGGATAAAGAGGTTGGCAAAAGCACAGAACAGGTACAACCCGCAGGGGACAGCCCCCCGGGCGAAGTGGACAGTAATGTAAATCTTAGTGAGAACCCAGCAGGTGCTGGCAGCCATGTTCCAAAtggtgaaaaggaaaatgtgaagaatgaCACGAAGGATACGAATGACGCGAATGGCTCGAACGGCGCGAATGACACCACCAAAGGGGAGGTGCCCCATGGGATGAGTGGAAGTGGTCGGAATTTGGACGGAGGGGATGATGCAGCAGTGGCCCCTAATGGGGACCAAGTGGAGGAAGCGGGAAAGGAAAGCAACAAAGATGGGGGTGGCATACCGACAGAGAAGGAAAGCAACAAAGATGGGAGCGCCGCGCCTGTAGAAAAGGCCCCCACAGAGGAACCACAAAATGGTGGCTTAAAGGAAGGTGCAAAAGACCCAGCAGAGCAACCAAAGGGCCAacccaccaccaccaccaccgaACAGGAAGAAGTGCTCGTGATAGACGAAGAAAGCATCAACCTAGCCATAAAGGAGTACGTCCTGAagtacatttataaaaagaaaaacgtgGATTTCCTGTACGACGAATTGGCGACGCAACAGAAGGGAAGTAACTCGGTGGGCACAGTAGACAGGAACGTCAGATACCCAACTGGATTCCCCCCCTACTTGCCAGATGACTGCTCCATTAATACCATCCTCCCTGCGTGGGACATaaagtataattttaattcctccaagggggaaaattacCAAtga
- a CDS encoding hypothetical protein, conserved (encoded by transcript PVX_111095A), whose amino-acid sequence MFSGRSTHALQWGRGHLKRACMWRQLMCSYSSKEKLGSKIYTQKKITKREKLLGIVKPFVDENCDSAEPYVIAYYLNNPINLATLKSAYEKVGSQVLYKDPYLYVESCSHFNQQNSSAVFFKNGCMVIWSMNKQNRNKFFHFSKQFLHINSESTIDHYDFEELQVENISNKSYVNNSVIYLTSSNYRTTDKIAISFGLLSAVRLNNLEKKIEKKLFYENDQIENLKKKMKSSNLDHLSKQLFTSKITLHNLRYELNIDQDILDVPEALWELEYQKKLFLNILHIFDIKQRVDLLNHRLSWTLDYLNSFLDYVNQKHSSRLERIIIVIVGLELVLGIMQMGNTIGL is encoded by the coding sequence ATGTTTAGCGGGAGGAGCACACACGCGCTGCAGTGGGGGAGAGGCCACCTCAAACGCGCGTGCATGTGGAGGCAACTCATGTGCAGCTATTCCAGTAAGGAAAAACTGGGCAGCAAAATATACACGCAGAAGAAGATCACGAAGAGGGAGAAACTCCTAGGGATAGTGAAACCGTTCGTAGACGAAAATTGCGACAGCGCAGAGCCGTATGTAATAGCGTACTATTTAAACAACCCAATCAATTTGGCAACCCTGAAAAGTGCATACGAAAAAGTGGGATCCCAAGTGCTGTACAAGGATCCCTATTTGTACGTAGAAAGTTGCTCACATTTTAACCAACAAAATAGTTCAGCTgtgttctttaaaaatggatgCATGGTCATATGGAGCATGAATAAGCAAAACAGAAATAAATTCTTTCACTTCTCCAAACAGTTCCTACACATAAACAGTGAAAGTACCATCGATCATTATGACTTTGAAGAACTGCAAGTGGAAAATATAAGCAACAAAAGTTACGTTAATAACtctgttatttatttaacgTCCAGCAATTACAGGACGACGGACAAGATAGCCATTTCGTTTGGACTGCTCAGCGCCGTGAGGTTAaataatttggaaaaaaaaattgagaagaaattattttacgaaaatgaTCAAAtcgaaaatttaaaaaaaaaaatgaagtccAGTAATTTGGACCATTTATCCAAGCAATTATTTACCTCCAAAATTACGCTTCACAATTTGAGGTACGAACTGAACATCGATCAGGACATCCTGGACGTCCCAGAAGCGCTGTGGGAACTGGAGTACCAGAAGAAGCTGTTTTTAAACATCctacacatttttgataTAAAGCAGAGGGTGGATTTGCTCAATCATAGACTGAGCTGGACTTTGGATTACTTAAATTCCTTTTTGGACTACGTGAATCAGAAGCACTCCTCTCGCCTGGAGcgcatcatcatcgtcatagTTGGCCTCGAGCTTGTGCTCGGCATTATGCAGATGGGCAACACGATAGGGTTGTAG
- a CDS encoding phosphatidyl inositol glycan, class A, putative (encoded by transcript PVX_111105A), with product MRSLVYRKERKCCICMVSDFFYPNLGGIETHIFELSKQLIKKGFKVIVVTHCYNNRHGVRWMGNGIKVYYLPFETYMDVVTFPNIVGTLPLCRNILYRERVDIVHGHQATSALAHQFILHAKSLGLKTIYTDHSLYSFSDKGCIHVNKLLKYCINDVDHSICVSHTNRENLVLRTEINPYKTSVIGNALDTRKFVPCLSKRPKLPRINVIVISRLTYRKGVDLIAKVIPLVCHKYPFIKFIIGGDGPKRVLLEEMRERNHLHNSVVLLGKVKQENVKNVLQTGHIFLNASLTEAFCIAIIEAASCGLLVISTDVGGISEVLPHDMMILAKPNHLDLCAAVDSALERLKHVDSQAFHERLTKMYSWEKVAEKTEKVYMDVLSYANPTILSRIKKIYDINTVFSKVYIFIIMLSYISCRLLEWLKPR from the exons ATGAGAAGCCTCGTCTACCGGAAGGAGAGAAAATGCTGCATCTGCATGGTGAGCGATTTTTTCTACCCAAACTTGGGAGGAATAGAAACGCACATCTTTGAGCTGTCCAAGCAGTTGATAAAGAAAG GCTTCAAAGTAATCGTGGTGACCCACTGCTACAACAACCGGCACGGAGTGAGGTGGATGGGGAACGGCATCAAGGTGTATTACCTGCCCTTCGAAACCTACATGGACGTGGTGACCTTCCCCAACATCGTGGGGACGCTACCCTTGTGCAGGAACATTTTGTACAGGGAGAGGGTCGACATCGTCCACGGCCACCAG GCGACGTCCGCGCTGGCGCACCAGTTCATCCTGCACGCCAAGTCCCTCGGCCTAAAAACCATCTACACGGACCACTCGCTCTACAGCTTTTCAGACAAGGGGTGCATCCACGTCAACAAGCTCCTCAAGTATTGCATAAACGACGTCGACCACTCCATATGCGTCTCGCACACCAATCGAGAAAATCTCGTTCTAAGAACCGAAATAAATCCCTACAAAACGTCCGTCATCGGTAATGCACTGGACACGAGGAAATTCGTTCCCTGCTTAAGCAAACGACCCAAGTTGCCAAGAATAAACGTAATCGTGATTAGCCGACTGACCTACAGGAAGGGAGTCGATCTGATTGCCAAAGTGATTCCTCTCGTGTGCCACAAGTACCCCTTTATCAAATTTATAATCGGTGGAGATGGGCCCAAGAGAGTTCTACTGGAAGAAATGAGGGAAAGAAATCACCTGCACAATTCAGTTGTTCTTTTAGGAAAAGTGAAacaagaaaatgtaaaaaatgttctgCAAACGGgacacatatttttaaatgcttcTCTCACAGAAGCCTTTTGTATAGCCATCATCGAGGCGGCTAGCTGTGGGCTGCTGGTCATTTCGACTGACGTTGGGGGCATTTCGGAGGTGTTGCCCCACGACATGATGATTTTAGCCAAGCCCAACCACCTCGACTTGTGCGCGGCGGTTGACAGTGCCCTGGAGAGGCTGAAGCACGTCGACTCGCAGGCCTTCCATGAACGG ctaACCAAGATGTACTCCTGGGAAAAGGTCGCCGAGAAGACG GAGAAGGTCTACATGGACGTGCTTTCCTACGCGAACCCGACCATCCTCAGTAGGATCAAAAAGATATACGACATAAACACCGTTTTTA GCAAGGTGTACATTTTCATAATCATGTTGAGCTACATAAGCTGCCGGTTGCTGGAGTGGCTCAAGCCGAGGTAG
- a CDS encoding hypothetical protein, conserved (encoded by transcript PVX_111100A), whose product MDISGPEVWYGNLPNVTKYLITLIFLVTLLITCNLLNVVYLLLDWNLIYNNYQIWRMFFNFLYVGKFSLSWVFFMSLLAQFSSSLEKNAVFSTPGSYLYFITIQCTFLSLISILFYWPRGYPFLGNSLLFAIIYYWSRREAWSQVSIYFFTVKGYQLPFALIFLHLIMGQSLWVDIMGLMSGHIYYFFRELLPREGGPNLLEKTPKIFDKIMMKLREFRLNQGIRGNFSRYGYRSVSDSRTPNSAGPTRRVFIGRGVRLGDN is encoded by the exons atggataTTTCCGGGCCGGAGGTTTGGTATGGCAACTTACCAAATGTAACCAAGTATTTAATAAccctaatttttttggtgaCCCTTCTCATAACATGCAACTTGCTGAACGTTGTGTACCTTCTGCTTGATTGGAATttgatatataataattaccaAATATGGAGGATGTTTTTTAACTTTCTGTACGTGGGGAAGTTTTCCCTTTCGtgggttttttttatgtctttATTGGCCcagttttcttcctccctcgAGAAGAACGCAGTGTTTTCCACCCCGGGATCCTACCTGTACTTCATCACCATTCAGTGCACCTTCTTATCGCTCATAagcattttgttttattggCCCAGAG GCTACCCCTTCCTGGGAAACTCCCTCCTGTTCGCCATCATTTACTACTGGTCCAGGCGGGAGGCGTGGAGCCAAGTCTCCATTTACTTCTTCACGGTGAAGGGCTACCAGCTGCCCTTCGCACTCATTTTCCTGCACCTCATCATGGGACAGTCCCTCTGGGTGGACATTATGGGCCTCATGTCCGGACACATCTACTACTTTTTCAGGGAGCTTCTCCCGAGGGAAG GAGGACCAAATTTGCTCGAGAAAACGCCCAAGATTTTCGATAAAATTATGATGAAGCTGAGGGAGTTCCGCCTAAACCAGGGAATAAGGGGAAACTTCTCGCGGTACGGGTACAGAAGTGTGAGTGACTCCAGGACGCCCAACAGTGCCGGGCCCACAAGGAGAGTCTTCATCGGTCGGGGAGTCAGACTGGGTGACAATTGA
- a CDS encoding hypothetical protein, conserved (encoded by transcript PVX_111080A) — MERLQDKLRQERTNDQPILNRCDFDIVERYVDSSSEEGGGAEEEEEEEQRHGEHQGATEQPRQGEQRPSGRAGQTNPPPRVSFPPALHRSLLNLQKDNLQERLNLGKIYGALDAVSDVNASSTVNTSKTANTANGGGNEPNGGEKASHGDADRKGGSNQVKEKHQLTFQLNQNEMAKLQWTNPVRDEEVRVIKNFGEIKLHEVRFDFEGKLRIQINETELNMKKKKKVFNNFDGLYHHNDEPLNSGYTFPEMIFLCQSSHSNQVSIALKIMANVCVNSRLRAFPFDEDLASALCRDRGDLHHDESNSHLELRAPPRRDKYSFGFTYRRFFTYLNSDLNLFDKLLFLLRHCRNRNIEMGSIHCLDSYTFPNNVCSLKEDVVFDYWGEGDSPVLRFFHDYEVFSYLDLFSDGAFLFEGCNVYFCGTRKGGAAKPCASEDAGEEADEQADEHADEHAGKAKLGGEETGHSRNHSEQWEGTDWSEVARKLKRGDAAGGRENRAKWTNGPNGENPPTAMVAEVPIEEELIAHLEPISSISDDLQEMQKINVKMVHLGGFHKSAHEDILTNISTILQNNFGVVEVENSCVCLLIGLLARCRQQVNLLSCTDLMGNLQKIYESKIIGSELHREREHRGVSQADHVETNFTYNLITLIRYVIIYNYHKDLLQKFKVLSFLLFHRSLPFIRKDGDRRRVFFLATEVLKVCRLLLFCNLYVEPVDYFHEVINHLNYGDIQDDHGVYEKFLSQVYLYLATYNIVGSGVDLSGFLYTNKVISTLQIRVGALLRRGVGKRVPHMSAGDADTPTGDTPTGGRQKTKWDFALLCELQLIHQCAVYLFSVFWSVRRKRLIGEKHVGCEQLEALLQTLQVLLRAVIERFDALLGAYAGEPLREQPPKEPPNEWRRDARCPNVVQKIIRRMTDGPLPFSYVIYKDEIDWHFFFVILLQIVNTILLIVAELPFSSLDKGNQTTLKHFNRIAEDVATFERDTLIHFKRDVFYVEHGKDSCSLFLPLSYLFYNIYGFRRGTHLMWRHTDQFAENAVERLLYSLSFCSSVPLSYFCLRAIFATPSEGSIIPGGETNGGISSSQKCDHLGSSASDEMDPSRGRSNGCDERMIGEATPINGDHVDIPKNIILFLGKYVQGKFLLYHSKKSIFLLLLKNLFRECNRRCEEASKKRDALVQSVLTFLLNRHIIHFIGKHMDVSIFFKYFIQIFIIHEGKSIGDSLGEKREVYANLVRIAEEYIFRRVASTDSEGEPPPVVRDIHRVVNNFGRENPPSDANGEGAHREDGPGVYPLNTHLARFLKTNRRSINACTWQKRIQISAQLSVAIFEKIIESFKMAYFFSPLMFAILFFLSSTSFPEECRNVFYRDTDLMKILSKNVFIRFSDDGMNYIVFTTSTCYGREETNFLIDLTPLFPSILSLLLDDSQSDWFPPTMQDYFGALRAQYPYPRFAFSKRGKTRRDELQVLPNWELSAQPIFENYHAVVLSP; from the exons ATGGAGCGACTGCAGGATAAGCTGCGGCAGGAACGGACCAACGACCAGCCCATCCTCAACCGGTGCGACTTCGACATTGTAGAAAGGTACGTGGATTCCTCGAGCGAGGAGGGGGGcggagcagaagaagaagaagaagaagaacagcGTCATGGGGAACATCAGGGAGCCACAGAACAACCGCGTCAGGGGGAACAACGCCCGAGTGGCCGGGCCGGCCAGACgaacccccccccgcgggtgAGTTTCCCCCCAGCCCTGCACCGGAGCCTGCTGAACTTGCAAAAGGACAACCTGCAGGAGAGGCTAAACCTGGGCAAAATTTATGGCGCGCTTGACGCGGTCAGCGATGTCAACGCGAGCAGCACTGTCAACACTTCCAAAACTGCCAACACTGCCAACGGTGGAGGGAACGAACCGAACGGAGGCGAAAAGGCCAGCCACGGCGATGCTGAccgaaaaggaggaagcaatcaagtgaaggagaagcaccaGTTGACCTTCCAACTGAACCAAAACGAAATGGCCAAACTGCAGTGGACAAACCCAGTGCGCGATGAAGAGGTCagagttataaaaaattttggtgaaataaaattgcacGAAGTACGTTTCGATTTTGAAGGAAAATTAAGAATACAAATAAACGAAACGGAActgaacatgaaaaaaaaaaaaaaagtctttaACAATTTCGATGGACTGTATCACCACAACGATGAGCCACTCAATAGTGGGTACACTTTCCCCGAAATGATTTTCCTCTGCCAGAGTTCGCATAGCAATCAAGTCTCCATAGCTCTGAAGATTATGGCCAATGTGTGTGTGAACTCGCGTTTAAGGGCTTTTCCCTTTGATGAGGATTTAGCATCCGCCCTTTGTCGCGACCGGGGCGATCTCCACCACGACGAGAGTAATTCCCACCTTGAACTGAGGGCCCCCCCGCGGAGGGACAAATACTCCTTCGGGTTCACGTACAGGAGATTTTTCACCTACCTGAACAGTGACTTAAACCTGTTTGACAAGCTCCTCTTCTTGCTTAGGCACTGCAGGAACAGGAACATCGAAATGGGTTCCATTCACTGCCTGGATAGCTACACCTTCCCCAACAATGTTTGCTCATTGAAAGAGGACGTGGTGTTTGATTactggggggagggggactCCCCCGTGCTTAGGTTTTTTCACGACTACGAGGTGTTTTCCTACCTGGACCTTTTCAGCGACGGCGCCTTCCTCTTCGAGGGGTGCAACGTCTATTTTTGCGGCACGCgcaaggggggggcagccaaGCCATGTGCCAGTGAAGATGCTGGTGAAGAGGCAGACGAACAGGCCGACGAACACGCTGATGAACACGCGGGGAAAGCCAAACTAGGCGGCGAGGAGACGGGGCACTCGCGGAACCACTCCGAGCAGTGGGAAGGCACCGACTGGTCCGAGGTGGCCAGGAAGCTAAAAAGGGGAGAcgcagcaggggggagagaaaaccGCGCAAAATGGACGAACGGACCAAACGGGGAAAATCCACCAACAGCAATGGTAGCCGAAGTGCCCATAGAGGAAGAGCTCATCGCCCACCTCGAACCGATCAGCAGCATCTCGGACGACCTACAAGAGATGCAAAAGATAAACGTTAAAATGGTACACCTGGGCGGATTTCACAAATCCGCACATGAGGATATCCTCACCAACATAAGCACCATTCTACAAAACAATTTCGGGGTGGTCGAAGTGGAAAACAGCTGTGTGTGCCTTTTAATAGGTCTACTGGCCAGATGCAGACAGCAAGTTAACCTCCTCAGCTGTACAGACCTGATGGGCAACCTACAAAAGATATACGAATCGAAAATAATAGGAAGTGAGTTGCACAGGGAGAGGGAACATCGAGGAGTAAGTCAAGCGGATCATGTCGAAACAAACTTCACATACAATTTAATAACGCTCATAAGGTACGTCATCATATATAACTACCATAAGGACCTCTTGCAGAAATTTAAAGTCCTTTCgtttttgctatttcacaGAAGCCTTCCTTTTATTCGTAAGGATGGAGACAGAAGGagggtcttttttttggcaaccGAAGTTTTGAAGGTGTGTAGACTGCTACTCTTTTGCAACCTGTACGTAGAACCCGTTGACTATTTCCACGAAGTGATTAATCATCTGAATTACGGGGACATCCAGGATGACCATGGCGTTTACGAAAAGTTCCTCTCTCaagtgtatttgtatttggCCACTTACAACATTGTGGGGTCGGGTGTAGACCTCTCAGGCTTCCTATACACGAATAAAGTTATAAGCACGCTGCAGATTCGGGTGGGAGCTCTTCTGCGCCGCGGGGTGGGCAAGCGAGTGCCCCACATGTCAGCGGGGGATGCGGACACTCCAACGGGGGACACTCCAAcggggggaaggcaaaaaacCAAATGGGACTTCGCCCTCCTGTGCGAGCTGCAGCTAATTCACCAGTGTGCAGTTTACCTCTTTTCCGTCTTCTGGTCCGTGAGGAGGAAGCGCCTGATTGGAGAGAAGCATGTTGGTTGCGAGCAGTTGGAGGCCCTGCTGCAAACGCTCCAGGTGCTGCTTCGAGCGGTCATCGAGCGGTTCGACGCCTTGTTAGGAGCCTACGCGGGGGAGCCGCTGAGGGAGCAGCCGCCGAAGGAACCGCCTAACGAGTGGCGGAGGGACGCTCGCTGCCCGAACGTCGTCCAGAAGATAATTCGCCGCATGACGGACGGCCCCCTCCCCTTCAGCTACGTGATTTACAAAGACGAAATTGATTGgcacttcttcttcgtcatcCTGCTCCAAATTGTGAACACCATTTTGCTCATCGTTGCGGAGctccccttttcttctctCGACAAGGGGAATCAAACAACACTGAAACATTTCAATCGCATTGCTGAAGATGTTGCTACGTTTGAACGGGACACACTGATTCATTTCAAGAGGGATGTCTTTTACGTGGAACATGGGAAAGACTCGTGTAGCCTTTTCCTACCGCTGTCGTaccttttttacaacatttatGGCTTTAGGAGAGGCACGCACCTCATGTGGAGGCACACCGACCAGTTTGCTGAAAACGCTGTGGAGAGGCTACTCTACTCCCTGAGCTTTTGCTCATCCGTTCCGTTAAGCTACTTTTGTTTGAGGGCAATTTTCGCCACGCCCTCGGAAGGGAGTATCATCCCTGGGGGAGAAACCAACGGAGGCATTTCTTcctcacaaaaatgtgatcACTTGGGGTCTTCTGCCTCTGACGAAATGGACCCCTCCCGCGGAAGATCGAATGGGTGTGACGAGAGAATGATCGGAGAGGCCACCCCAATCAATGGCGACCACGTGGACATCCCGAAGAACATCATACTCTTCCTAGGCAAGTACGTCCAAGGGAAATTTCTGCTTTACCACAGCAAGAAAAGTATCTTCTTGCTTCTGCTGAAGAATCTATTTAGGGAGTGCAACCGCAGATGTGAGGAAGCCTCCAAAAAAAGAGACGCACTTGTACAGTCAGTCCTCACATTTTTACTGAACAGACACATCATCCATTTCATCGGCAAGCACATGGACGtgtcgattttttttaaatactttATTCAAATTTTCATCATCCATGAGGGGAAGAGCATTGGGGACTCCCtgggggagaagagggagGTGTACGCGAATTTGGTGCGCATAGCGGAGGAGTACATTTTTAGGCGGGTGGCCTCTACTGACAGCgagggggaacccccccccgttGTGCGCGATATACACCGCGTTGTTAATAACTTTGGGAGGGAAAATCCTCCGAGTGATGCTAACGGGGAAGGTGCTCACCGGGAGGATGGCCCTGGCGTTTACCCACTGAACACACACTTGGCGCGCTTTCTAAAAACGAACCGAAGAAGCATAAACGCCTGCACTTGGCAAAAGCGGATACAAATCAGTGCCCAGCTGTCCGTGGCCATATTTGAGAAAATCATTGaatcttttaaaatggcCTATTTCTTCAGCCCCCTGATGTtcgcaattttatttttcctttcgtcCACTTCATTTCCAGAGGAATGCCGAAATGTGTTTTACAGAGACACAGatttgatgaaaattttatcaaaaaatgtgtttattcGTTTTTCTGATGATGGGATGAACTACATCGTTTTTACTACCTCTACATGTTACGGCAGGGAAGAGACCAATTTTCTGATTGACTTGACGCCacttttcccctccattttgtccCTCCTGTTGGACGATTCACAATCGGATTGGTTCCCCCCTACCATGCAGGACTATTTTGGAGCTCTCCGTGCGCAGTACCCCTACCCTA ggtTCGCCTTTTCCAAGAGGGGCAAGACCAGGCGGGATGAACTGCAGGTTCTACCCAACTGGGAACTCTCTGCACAGCCCATATTTGAGAATTACCATGCGGTAGTTTTATCCCCCTAA
- a CDS encoding protein phosphatases PP1 regulatory subunit sds22, putative (encoded by transcript PVX_111085A), whose translation MTTYNVLGEITEFDEKETVISHQYARIRKIENVEKCKNLKTLQLISNCIEKIENLENNLALENLELYENSIKKIENVCMLTNLKILDLSFNKIRTIENIDTLVNLEELYLSSNKIAKIENLQNCKKLRLLELGYNKIRRIENLESLQNLEELWLGKNKIEELNLPSLPKLKKLSLQHNRLTNWSVEAIRNIPQVTELYLSYNKLSTIIENVKELKNLKVFDLSYNEIENIVTCSELKSLEELWLNNNNIDSIEMVSKLSGNENLKTLYLEKNEIQDKLKEDYRAQIISILPQLKQLDALLISPIKVSRGQLTPGKTQ comes from the exons ATGACCACTTACAATGTCCTCGGGGAAATAACCGAGTTTGATGAGAAGGAGACCGTCATTTCGCATCAGTATGCAAGAATTAGGAAGATAGAAAATGTcgaaaagtgcaaaaatttgaag accCTGCAGCTGATCTCCAACTGCAtcgaaaaaatcgaaaactTGGAAAACAACTTGGCGTTGGAGAACCTGGAACTTTACGAAAATtcgattaaaaaaatagaaaacgTTTGCATGCTCACCAATTTGAA AATACTCGACCTCTCCTTCAACAAAATTCGGACCATTGAGAACATCGACACGCTGGTAAACCTGGAGGAGCTGTACCTGTCGAGCAACAAAATCGCAAAG ATCGAAAACCTCCAGAATTGCAAAAAGCTGAGACTGCTCGAGTTGGGCTACAACAAAATCAGGAGAATCGAAAATCTGGAAAGCCTCCAAAACTTGGAGGAGCTGTGGctggggaagaacaaaatagaaGAGCTGAATCTCCCGAGCCTACCCAAATTAAAGAAGCTGAGTTTACAACACAACCGATTAACCAACTGGTCCGTTGAGGCCATTAGAAACATCCCACAAGTTACGGAGCTTTACCTGAGTTACAATAAATTAAGTACCATCATAGAAAACGTAAAAGAGTTGAAGAACCTGAAGGTTTTTGATCTGTCCTACAACGAAATTGAAAACATAGTAACCTGTTCGGAGCTCAAATCTTTGGAAGAGCTGTGGCTAAACAACAATAACATTGACAGCATAGAAATGGTTAGTAAATTGAGtggaaatgaaaatttaaaaacgctTTATTTGGAAAAGAACGAAATTCAGGATAAGCTCAAGGAAGACTACAGGGCGCAGATCATTTCGATTCTTCCCCAGTTGAAGCAGCTTGACGCTCTGCTCATTTCGCCGATAAAGGTTTCTCGGGGCCAGCTCACCCCAGGGAAAACGCAATGA